The following coding sequences lie in one Duffyella gerundensis genomic window:
- a CDS encoding sugar phosphate isomerase/epimerase family protein, with amino-acid sequence MKTVKGPGIFLSQFIGQQPPYNSLAGLAGWAAALGYKALQIPCHDKAIFDLQRAATSQTYCDEITGLLAEHGLAISELSTHLEGQLVAVNPAYDAAFDHFAPAEVRGNATKRTEWATATVKQAAAASAKLGLSAHATFSGSLAWPWFYPWPPHNAALFEEAFAELARRWRPILDEYDRHGVDLCYEIHPGEDLHDGVTFERFLAKVGDHPRCNILYDPSHLHLQHIDYLQFIDCYHTRIKAFHVKDAEFVKNGRSGVYGGYQPWIDRAGRFRSPGDGQIDFNGIFSKLAQYDYAGWAVLEWECCLKEGDSGAREGAEFIRRHIIPVAERAFDDFAAQQDDRASVRAQLGLE; translated from the coding sequence ATGAAAACAGTTAAAGGACCGGGAATATTTCTGTCGCAGTTTATCGGGCAACAGCCACCTTACAACAGCCTTGCCGGGCTGGCAGGCTGGGCCGCGGCGTTGGGTTACAAAGCGCTGCAAATTCCCTGCCACGATAAGGCGATTTTTGATCTGCAACGCGCGGCAACCAGCCAGACTTATTGCGATGAAATTACCGGGCTGCTGGCCGAACACGGCCTGGCGATCAGCGAGCTGTCGACCCATCTCGAAGGGCAGCTGGTGGCGGTCAATCCGGCCTACGATGCGGCATTTGACCATTTCGCCCCAGCTGAGGTGCGGGGCAATGCCACAAAGCGTACCGAGTGGGCCACGGCCACGGTGAAACAGGCGGCAGCGGCATCGGCCAAACTGGGGCTCAGCGCGCACGCTACCTTTTCCGGTTCGCTCGCCTGGCCGTGGTTTTATCCCTGGCCGCCACACAACGCCGCGCTGTTTGAAGAAGCCTTTGCGGAACTGGCTCGTCGCTGGCGACCGATCCTCGATGAATACGATCGCCACGGCGTTGACCTCTGTTACGAAATCCATCCCGGCGAAGATCTGCACGATGGCGTCACCTTTGAGCGTTTTCTCGCGAAAGTTGGCGATCATCCGCGCTGCAACATCCTCTACGATCCCAGCCATCTGCATCTGCAACATATCGATTATTTGCAGTTCATCGATTGCTATCACACGCGCATCAAAGCTTTTCACGTCAAGGATGCCGAGTTCGTCAAAAACGGGCGCAGCGGCGTGTATGGCGGCTATCAACCCTGGATCGATCGCGCCGGTCGCTTTCGCTCACCAGGAGATGGTCAGATCGATTTCAACGGCATTTTCAGCAAGCTGGCGCAGTATGATTATGCTGGCTGGGCGGTGCTGGAATGGGAATGCTGCCTGAAAGAGGGCGATAGCGGCGCGCGCGAAGGGGCAGAGTTTATTCGCCGCCATATCATTCCGGTGGCCGAACGCGCCTTTGATGATTTTGCCGCGCAGCAGGATGATCGTGCCAGCGTACGCGCTCAGCTCGGGCTGGAATAA
- a CDS encoding GNAT family N-acetyltransferase, with amino-acid sequence MTHFIRRLDAADAAAFRQIRLAALQQHPEAFSAAWESEQQQPLDFFAQRLRNNAVFAGFNDNGDMQGVVGVARSEAAKIRHIASLWGVYLCPEARGCGLARALILNALHFAQTECQSVRLSVTASNTGVIRLYHSLGFKEWARDRHALNVNGTFYDEILMRLDCD; translated from the coding sequence ATGACACATTTTATCAGGCGCCTTGACGCCGCCGACGCCGCGGCTTTTCGACAGATTCGCCTGGCCGCGTTACAACAGCATCCCGAAGCGTTTAGCGCAGCGTGGGAAAGCGAGCAGCAGCAGCCTCTGGATTTTTTTGCGCAGCGGCTACGCAATAATGCGGTTTTTGCCGGATTTAACGATAACGGCGACATGCAGGGAGTGGTGGGCGTTGCGCGCAGTGAGGCGGCAAAAATCCGCCACATCGCTTCGCTGTGGGGAGTCTATCTTTGTCCGGAGGCACGCGGTTGCGGGCTGGCCCGTGCGCTCATCCTTAATGCTTTGCACTTTGCGCAAACGGAATGCCAATCGGTGCGCCTCAGCGTCACCGCCAGCAATACAGGCGTCATTCGTCTCTACCACTCGCTGGGTTTCAAAGAATGGGCGCGCGATCGCCACGCGCTTAACGTTAATGGGACATTTTATGATGAAATCCTGATGCGGCTGGATTGCGATTAA
- a CDS encoding LacI family DNA-binding transcriptional regulator — translation MSIQKIAHLAGVSVATVSRVLNNSDSVKDSNREKVLQAIANSNYQPNLLARQLRTARSSMILVMVSDIANPFCAEVVKGIEEQAEQNHYRILLCNSASDVARSRSSLQLLAGKIVDGVITMDAFSTLPELAPLIGARPWVQCAEYADDGAVSCVGINDVAAAQQLVGYLADGGRQRIALINHDLDYKYAQLRQQGYQRALAERQLSWQAIGYASALRFHAGKTAMLALLAEKQRPDAVFAVSDTLAAGAIAAITGAGLRVPEDIAVAGFDGTELAEMVSPPLTTLAQPSREMGRQACALLLKRINDPDSPAERIMMPWQLITRASA, via the coding sequence ATGTCGATTCAAAAAATTGCCCACCTGGCCGGTGTGTCGGTCGCCACCGTCTCGCGGGTGCTGAATAACAGCGATTCGGTCAAAGATTCCAATCGGGAAAAAGTGTTGCAGGCGATCGCCAACAGCAACTATCAGCCCAACCTGTTGGCGCGTCAGCTGCGTACCGCGCGCAGCTCAATGATTCTGGTGATGGTCTCTGACATCGCCAACCCGTTTTGCGCCGAAGTGGTGAAAGGCATTGAAGAGCAGGCGGAACAGAATCACTATCGTATTTTGCTGTGTAATTCAGCTTCTGATGTCGCGCGCTCGCGGTCCAGCCTGCAACTGCTGGCTGGTAAAATCGTCGATGGCGTGATTACCATGGATGCGTTCAGCACACTGCCGGAGCTGGCGCCATTAATCGGTGCCCGTCCGTGGGTGCAATGCGCAGAATATGCCGATGACGGCGCGGTCTCCTGTGTGGGCATTAACGACGTGGCGGCCGCGCAGCAGCTGGTGGGTTATCTGGCCGACGGCGGTCGTCAACGTATTGCGCTGATCAATCACGATCTCGACTACAAATATGCTCAACTGCGGCAACAGGGCTATCAACGGGCGTTGGCTGAGCGGCAGCTGTCATGGCAGGCGATCGGCTACGCCAGCGCGCTGCGTTTTCATGCCGGTAAAACCGCGATGCTTGCGTTGCTGGCGGAGAAGCAGCGGCCGGATGCGGTGTTTGCCGTCTCTGACACGCTGGCCGCGGGCGCAATCGCCGCCATTACCGGGGCGGGGCTGCGCGTGCCGGAGGATATTGCCGTGGCCGGATTTGACGGCACCGAGCTGGCGGAAATGGTCTCGCCGCCGTTGACCACGCTGGCCCAGCCGTCGCGCGAAATGGGACGACAGGCGTGTGCGCTGCTGCTGAAGCGCATCAACGATCCCGATTCGCCCGCAGAACGTATTATGATGCCGTGGCAGTTAATCACCCGCGCCAGTGCCTGA
- a CDS encoding cupin domain-containing protein translates to MISKENAEHYVWGEQCDGWHLVKQPGMSVIHESMPARTQEARHYHTVARQFFFVLSGELTMEMEGEIQQLSRHQGIEIPPLAKHQARNESAQAVEFLVISHPTTRGDRVNVD, encoded by the coding sequence ATGATTTCTAAAGAGAATGCCGAACATTACGTCTGGGGCGAGCAGTGCGACGGCTGGCATCTGGTTAAGCAGCCGGGCATGAGCGTGATTCACGAAAGCATGCCCGCCAGGACGCAGGAAGCACGGCATTATCATACCGTCGCGCGGCAGTTCTTTTTTGTGCTCAGCGGCGAGTTAACTATGGAAATGGAGGGTGAGATACAGCAGCTTAGCCGCCATCAGGGCATTGAAATTCCCCCGCTGGCGAAACATCAGGCGCGCAATGAATCGGCGCAGGCGGTTGAGTTTCTGGTGATTTCTCACCCCACCACCCGTGGCGACCGCGTGAACGTCGATTAA